In Actinoplanes sp. NBC_00393, a single genomic region encodes these proteins:
- a CDS encoding AraC family transcriptional regulator, which yields MSEPPVGSDRGLLYFSDGSLAYAGHYMHQDTHPDHTHSFVEIAVMVGGEGRHRSVLGNQQLRVGDVVLLRPGVWHGYEQCAALDLYNCCFSVDLLHRELAWTREDPLLSYLLWTGPYAMQRRGMLTAHLSPGELAESIEHLDALDKIRARPHRGDIIGRLILFLSVLSRAVAGDQAAAPTHPAVTQAMRLMEADLARRWTLTELADKLGLSAGYLVRIFKATTGLPPVAYLSRHRVETAANLLLHTDDPITQIAQDVGWPDQNYFARRFRAHYGLSASTYRARFTHGRVRLGAGGRPVRVSAPTHS from the coding sequence ATGAGCGAACCACCCGTGGGATCCGATCGCGGCCTGCTCTACTTCTCCGACGGGTCCCTGGCGTACGCCGGCCACTACATGCACCAGGACACCCACCCCGACCACACGCACAGCTTCGTGGAGATCGCCGTCATGGTCGGCGGCGAGGGCCGGCACCGGTCCGTGCTCGGCAACCAGCAGCTGCGCGTCGGCGACGTGGTGCTGCTGCGGCCCGGCGTCTGGCACGGGTACGAGCAGTGCGCCGCCCTGGACCTGTACAACTGCTGCTTCTCCGTCGACCTGCTGCACCGCGAACTCGCCTGGACCCGCGAAGACCCGCTGCTCAGCTACCTGTTGTGGACCGGCCCGTACGCCATGCAGCGGCGCGGCATGCTCACCGCCCACCTCTCCCCCGGCGAACTGGCCGAAAGCATCGAACACCTGGACGCGCTCGACAAGATCCGGGCGCGGCCGCATCGGGGAGACATCATCGGGCGGCTCATCCTGTTCCTGTCGGTGCTGTCCCGGGCGGTGGCGGGGGATCAGGCGGCGGCGCCGACGCATCCGGCGGTGACCCAGGCGATGCGGCTCATGGAGGCCGACCTGGCGCGGCGATGGACGCTCACCGAACTCGCCGACAAACTCGGGTTGAGCGCCGGCTACCTGGTGCGGATCTTCAAGGCGACCACCGGGTTGCCGCCGGTGGCGTACCTGTCCCGGCACCGGGTGGAGACCGCGGCCAACCTGCTGCTGCACACCGACGACCCGATCACCCAGATCGCGCAGGATGTGGGCTGGCCGGACCAGAACTATTTCGCGCGGCGGTTCCGGGCGCACTACGGGTTGAGCGCCTCCACGTACCGGGCCCGCTTCACCCACGGACGCGTCCGGCTGGGCGCGGGCGGCCGCCCGGTCCGCGTCTCGGCCCCCACACACAGCTGA
- a CDS encoding glycoside hydrolase family 78 protein, translating to MLVLRFEHHTDDTVVSTPTPRLSWFVEEAEPGYVQQAYEIAIGEDRYAVESVEQVLVPWPGAPLRSGEQKTVKVRVRGSEDGGWSDWSEPKTVEAGLNAAEDWTARFVSPQREGDNVVQKAFTVSGEITRARLYATAHGLYRAELNGERVGDHELAPGWTSYSRRLRYQVYDITDQIRSGENSLRVLLGNGWFRGRLGFAQGRALYGDRLALLAQLELTFADGTTQRVVTDETWLADTSEIKSDDLYDGQVTDLRKRRSDPGPVDVVEADLDRLVGADGPPVRITGVRPAVKIEGNLIDFGQNLVGWVRLKTRGHAEGHEIVVRHAEVLENGELGVRPLRTAACTDKYVLAGPGEVSLEPCFTFHGFRYAEVTGVAPDDLRPEDIEAVVVGSDLRRTGWFDSSHELLNRFHENVVWGMRGNFLDVPTDCPQRDERLGWTGDIQVFAPTAAFLYDTAGFLTSWLADLAAEQHKDGSVPFVVPDVLRDQGPAAAAWGDAATLVPWTVYRRTGDRQLLARQLPSMRAWVDRIADLAGADLLWTGGFQFGDWLDPAAPPENPFQARTDADVIATAHLARSAQVLSEAAEVLGETAIARQYGDLAARVRDAFAAEYVTAGGRVLGDAETAYAMALNWALLPDARQRERAGRRLADLVRASGFRIATGFVGTPLIADALTDAGESEVAYRLLLQTGCPSWLYAVTMGATTVWERWDSMLPDGSINPGEMTSFNHYALGAVADWLHRRVAGLAPAAPGYREIVVAPVPGHGLTSASARHLTPYGEAAVSWRRAGGEFSLDLRVPVGSSATVHLPGADPVRVTHGTHSWTIPDPVTEPSIVTVRDVLDREPLWRSVVTAAVEAGAATGEPAVAARLSRYLDAPADQLIEALTAAGFVPGAADLRRRLAELLPGAGV from the coding sequence ATGCTCGTCCTGCGCTTCGAACACCACACCGACGACACCGTGGTCAGCACGCCTACTCCGCGGCTTTCCTGGTTCGTCGAGGAGGCCGAACCCGGCTACGTCCAGCAGGCCTACGAGATCGCGATCGGCGAGGACCGGTACGCGGTCGAATCGGTGGAGCAGGTTCTGGTGCCCTGGCCGGGCGCGCCGCTGCGCTCCGGCGAGCAGAAGACGGTCAAGGTCCGGGTGCGCGGCAGCGAAGACGGCGGCTGGAGCGACTGGAGCGAGCCGAAGACGGTAGAGGCGGGCCTGAACGCCGCCGAGGACTGGACCGCACGGTTCGTCAGCCCGCAGCGGGAGGGCGACAACGTGGTGCAGAAGGCGTTCACGGTGAGCGGTGAGATCACCAGGGCCCGCCTCTACGCCACCGCCCACGGCCTCTACCGGGCCGAACTCAACGGCGAGCGGGTCGGCGACCACGAGCTCGCCCCCGGCTGGACCAGCTATTCGCGCCGCCTGCGCTACCAGGTCTACGACATCACCGATCAGATCCGGTCAGGCGAGAACAGCCTGCGCGTACTGCTCGGCAACGGCTGGTTCCGCGGCCGGCTGGGCTTCGCCCAGGGCCGCGCCCTCTACGGCGACCGGCTGGCGCTGCTGGCGCAGCTCGAGCTGACCTTCGCCGACGGCACGACGCAGCGGGTGGTCACCGACGAGACGTGGCTCGCGGACACCAGTGAGATCAAAAGCGATGATTTGTACGACGGACAGGTCACCGATCTGCGCAAGAGGCGGTCCGATCCGGGGCCGGTGGACGTGGTGGAAGCCGACCTGGACAGGCTGGTCGGCGCCGACGGCCCCCCGGTGCGGATCACCGGCGTCCGGCCCGCGGTCAAGATCGAGGGCAACCTGATCGACTTCGGCCAGAACCTGGTCGGTTGGGTGCGCCTGAAGACCCGCGGCCACGCCGAGGGCCACGAGATCGTCGTCCGGCACGCCGAGGTCCTCGAGAACGGCGAACTCGGCGTACGCCCCCTGCGCACCGCCGCCTGCACCGACAAATACGTCCTGGCCGGCCCCGGCGAGGTCAGTCTGGAGCCGTGCTTCACCTTCCACGGCTTCCGCTACGCCGAGGTCACCGGCGTAGCACCAGACGACCTGCGCCCCGAGGACATCGAGGCGGTCGTCGTCGGCTCGGATCTGCGCCGCACCGGCTGGTTCGACAGCTCCCACGAACTGCTGAACCGCTTCCACGAGAACGTCGTCTGGGGCATGCGCGGCAACTTCCTGGACGTGCCCACCGACTGCCCGCAGCGTGACGAGCGGCTCGGCTGGACCGGCGACATCCAGGTCTTCGCGCCGACCGCCGCCTTCCTGTACGACACCGCCGGTTTCCTGACGAGCTGGCTCGCCGACCTCGCTGCCGAGCAGCACAAGGACGGCTCGGTCCCGTTCGTCGTCCCGGACGTGCTGCGTGACCAGGGACCGGCCGCCGCGGCGTGGGGTGATGCAGCCACCCTGGTCCCGTGGACGGTGTATCGACGTACCGGTGACCGGCAGTTGCTGGCCCGCCAGCTGCCGAGCATGCGCGCCTGGGTGGACCGGATCGCCGACCTGGCCGGCGCCGACCTGCTGTGGACCGGCGGTTTCCAGTTCGGGGACTGGCTGGACCCGGCCGCCCCACCGGAGAACCCGTTCCAGGCCCGCACCGACGCCGACGTGATCGCCACCGCGCACCTGGCCCGCTCCGCGCAGGTGCTGTCCGAGGCGGCCGAGGTGCTGGGCGAGACCGCGATCGCGCGGCAGTACGGCGATCTGGCCGCCCGGGTCCGGGACGCCTTCGCCGCCGAGTACGTGACAGCCGGTGGCCGCGTGCTCGGAGATGCCGAAACCGCGTACGCCATGGCCTTGAACTGGGCCCTGCTGCCGGACGCGCGGCAGCGTGAGCGAGCCGGGCGCAGGCTGGCGGATCTGGTCCGCGCCTCGGGTTTCCGGATCGCGACCGGTTTCGTCGGCACCCCGCTGATCGCCGACGCGCTGACCGACGCCGGCGAGTCCGAGGTGGCCTACCGGCTGCTGCTGCAGACCGGCTGCCCGTCCTGGCTGTACGCGGTGACGATGGGCGCGACCACGGTGTGGGAGCGCTGGGACAGCATGCTGCCGGACGGGTCGATCAACCCGGGCGAGATGACCTCGTTCAACCACTACGCGCTGGGTGCGGTCGCCGACTGGCTGCACCGCCGGGTCGCCGGACTGGCCCCGGCCGCCCCCGGCTACCGGGAGATCGTCGTCGCGCCGGTTCCGGGCCACGGGCTCACCTCGGCCTCGGCTCGGCACCTCACCCCGTACGGGGAAGCGGCTGTCTCCTGGCGCCGTGCCGGCGGTGAGTTCTCCCTGGATCTGCGCGTGCCGGTGGGCAGTTCGGCAACCGTGCACCTGCCCGGCGCCGATCCGGTACGAGTAACCCATGGCACCCACTCCTGGACCATCCCGGACCCGGTCACCGAACCCTCGATCGTGACCGTGCGTGACGTCCTCGACCGGGAGCCGCTCTGGCGGTCCGTGGTCACCGCCGCCGTGGAGGCGGGCGCCGCCACCGGCGAGCCGGCCGTCGCCGCGCGGCTGAGCCGCTACCTGGACGCCCCCGCCGACCAGCTCATCGAAGCCCTCACCGCGGCCGGTTTCGTGCCGGGCGCCGCGGACCTGCGCCGCCGTCTCGCCGAGCTGCTGCCCGGCGCCGGCGTCTGA
- a CDS encoding ABC transporter substrate-binding protein yields MKIKIALAAFAAATLALSGCSAGSLGSSDDEEGGAVTLSFLVDNSDTNSKMAEGLAKEFNAKNPGITVKVETRPQGTEGDNLVKTRLSTGDMTDVFQYNSGSLLQALAPTKNLVALDDQAWAGQLDDNFKTSVTSEQKLFGAPFGTYNAGAILYNRSVYEKNGLQVPKTWAEFMSNNAKLKAAGVAPVIQSYGETWTSQLFVLGDFHNVTAAQPDFAEKYTANQAKYATTPAALAGFEHLQEVHGAGYTNKDFASAKLNDAVEQLAKGTGAHYPILSGIISQLLGTFPEEKDTIGLFPIPGDNAATNGLTVWAPGGAYIPASTTGAKLDAAKKFLAFISSPDGCAAQAAAVVINGPFAVKGCTLPDDVPQVVKDMKTYIDKPGASSLALEFVSPVKGPALEQICVEVGSGIRKAADGAKLYDEDVKKQAQQLGLPGWS; encoded by the coding sequence ATGAAGATCAAAATAGCCCTGGCTGCGTTCGCGGCCGCCACCCTCGCGCTGTCCGGCTGCAGTGCCGGCAGCCTCGGCTCCAGCGACGACGAGGAGGGCGGCGCCGTCACGCTGTCGTTCCTGGTCGACAACTCGGACACCAACAGCAAGATGGCCGAGGGCCTGGCGAAGGAGTTCAACGCCAAGAACCCCGGCATCACGGTGAAGGTGGAGACCCGCCCGCAGGGCACCGAGGGCGACAACCTGGTCAAGACCCGGCTCTCCACCGGGGACATGACCGACGTCTTCCAGTACAACTCGGGTTCGCTGCTGCAGGCCCTCGCGCCGACGAAGAACCTGGTCGCCCTCGACGACCAGGCGTGGGCGGGGCAGCTGGACGACAACTTCAAGACGTCGGTGACCAGCGAGCAGAAGCTGTTCGGGGCGCCGTTCGGCACCTACAACGCCGGGGCGATCCTCTACAACCGGAGCGTCTACGAGAAGAACGGCCTGCAGGTCCCGAAGACGTGGGCCGAGTTCATGTCCAACAACGCCAAGCTCAAGGCGGCCGGCGTCGCCCCGGTCATCCAGTCGTACGGCGAGACCTGGACCTCGCAGCTGTTCGTCCTCGGCGACTTCCACAACGTCACGGCCGCGCAGCCCGACTTCGCCGAGAAGTACACCGCCAACCAGGCCAAGTACGCGACCACGCCGGCCGCGCTCGCCGGGTTCGAGCACCTGCAGGAGGTGCACGGCGCCGGGTACACCAACAAGGACTTCGCGTCGGCGAAGCTGAACGACGCCGTCGAGCAGCTGGCCAAGGGGACCGGCGCGCACTACCCGATCCTGTCCGGCATCATCAGCCAGCTCCTCGGCACCTTCCCCGAGGAGAAGGACACCATCGGGCTGTTCCCGATCCCCGGTGACAACGCCGCCACCAACGGGCTCACCGTCTGGGCGCCGGGTGGCGCGTACATCCCGGCCAGCACCACCGGCGCGAAGCTCGACGCGGCCAAGAAGTTCCTGGCCTTCATCTCCAGCCCGGACGGCTGCGCCGCGCAGGCCGCCGCCGTCGTGATCAACGGGCCGTTCGCGGTCAAGGGCTGCACCCTGCCGGACGACGTTCCGCAGGTGGTCAAGGACATGAAGACGTACATCGACAAGCCGGGCGCGTCCAGCCTGGCGCTGGAGTTCGTCTCCCCGGTGAAGGGCCCGGCCCTCGAGCAGATCTGCGTCGAGGTCGGCTCCGGTATCCGCAAGGCCGCGGACGGGGCGAAACTCTACGACGAGGACGTCAAGAAGCAGGCCCAGCAGCTCGGCCTGCCGGGATGGTCGTGA